TTGTATCAATATATTACCATTATAATACtaacatactataaaataaaagaaccattGTGTATTCAGATGGTTAtcttaaatgttatattacaaagataaatccaacattatgaataattatttataaaaaaatgtttttataatggtTCTGATACTCAATTTCTTTCCTATTGTAATATAGGTGAtagtattgttattgtaaaagaattattatttaagatttttcaccattttgtgattttcaaaataaagagtTCTTTAGGCTGGCCCTGTTCACATATggtttcatttttcatttcatttcacatatGGTTATGTATGGTACTGCTGGTTCTCTCACAGTAGGcggatattttaaaatgttttatgtggatTTTTTTATACAATCTTGACCTAATGCAATTGTTCTAATCATAACACTtacataaaatgtgtatataactTCACTGAACATGACCTATAAAGTCTAAAACCATCCACAATTTcaaagtttatatacatatacatacacatgtattatatatgtattaaacataatacagCTTGTGTATATGATAATTGTCTCAAAAAAGTCCAAACCAGTTGAAAAAGATTTTCTTCTTAAGATATACCAATGACTATGAATGACAAACAAAGAGATTCGCATGATGTGTTCAAGGTTGTTACAAATTACTATAAGTTGCAGTATATACAACAAAATTTCtggaaatttaactttttaaaatattgtttatgttacaaAAGGCCTACtggaaatttttacaataaatacaattccGAATGTGTAACAATATTTGaatccttactttctgaataaccTTTGTACTTCTTGGTACACTGttgcttaatatttttattatgttctattAATACAACCTGTAACATAATAAATTCTTGAATTCTGCTTACCATGCGATCTTTTAAATTTCGTGGTCTTCTTGTACCTTTTAGAAGCATTACTTCTTGTATCAGCTGTTTCCTTATATTATCTGCAACAATCTTTTTTCTTGCTCCATAGTCTTCATTGGAGTCCTAAACATCAGTAGAACTGCTTCAAAAACACATGTTCAAGAGCATTATCTACTAAAAGTTAATACATATCACATAAGATTTAATGagattttaagaaacattatttcaACAACTGGAATTCTCACCTCAACAACATTACGTGAAAGAGCAAGTTTCTCTGCATGAGATACTTTAGGATCACACATAGCCAGATGCGTTGCTATACCAAAACTTTTACCTATACGGTATTGTACATCAGGACATAATCCAGTATAACTGAAACATAGTTGTAAAAAACGTGACTTAACTGTTTCATACTTAATGATTCTCTAGGCAGATAAACCAATTCTTTTAGTGTACTAATGATGCAGGAGACATTgaagttaattattaatagtgGATAAggaataagttattaataattttatatattagggaatgaaaaatataacacaaaattattggtaaaaagtatttaaaagcatttgaatattaattaatcagATCTATTTCCCATGACAATATACATTGTATcggtttatacaaatatattactaattttaaatacctaaaatatattttattctctaACTACTAGTTACCCGCAGCTTTGCTTGTAATATCCTACAACAGGTACATCATGAGGATATTCCTTTTAAATGACATTCAAAACACCACAGAGTAAGGTGataatcactgaaaaatattctaaTCTTCTGaagtattttagatttaagttttaaatagcaGTGTTTTGGGGCCTTCAAGTCAGAGtgaagcaatttttattaataccatgagataacttaatttcattatgTTATGATTTCAGAAACAgttaaactattttaggccacAGTGGAGGAATCCTAAAATCTAAGTTCTTAGTTTTTTAGTTAACTCACCATGATCTAATGAATAATAGTGCTCTATgtcattttgaaacaaaaattgcaCTGATGACCTGATCAAGAATATACAGCATGTTAAAAGTATGTACTCTGTTtggtttttgatggataaagatgggaGGATGGAACTCGGGATACCTTTCTatgaaatagaagtgaactttttactCACTATTATTATAACTTTGCCCATTccccaaaattatattttggaggGGGCGgctcaaaagttttaaatgtaaagtacaaaatggcagctcattgaaattaattaagttaaaaatatggatgaatcctgctcaaccttcaatggacaaagatagaaaaatgaaactcaggacacccctctaggaaacaaaagTGAACCATTTTTCTAAAATGGGAGTTTAGGGAGggcagttttaaatttctaatgtaAATTTTAGCAATAAAACAGCTAAAACTTAGTaacctgtgtttttttttatatcggatgttcaaactgctgtcccAGGACAGTTTGCCAATGTCCAAGCCTGTTATAGAAACTTCAAACGGCACGCTGTATAAATTCATGGGGGATATTTTGAATTACTGCTGCTATTCTGTCCCTAATGTCATTAATGCACTGGGGTtttgttttatagatattatttttaaagtgaccccacacaaagtagtcaagtgAAGATAGATCGGGCAATCTTGGTGGCCACTCGATACTTCCTCTTCTGGCTATCCAGTGATATTGATTAAATACTCGCAGATATATAGGCCATAGTGGAGGTGCTCCATCCAgctggaaccaaacttcattacagttgctggttgctacttggatagccaaacaattaatttttcagggtgctgggtatgttgctctctcatccaatgagggttaacacCAGCTCAATAATGAGCATTGTGTCTGTTAATGTtaccgtttaacatgaaagttgcttcatctgagaaagcatgttgtttaatctaattgtattattatcaatgttctgCATCATCATTTCACAAAATTATCCTCGACGATCAAAATTGTCATCACTTAGCTCATGAACTAAatgaattttgtatgttttataaccactgtcatgttaaactttacaaactgatgtttgagataaacctaatatttgagaaacatttcttgttgaggcatgaAGATCTTCCacaacagactgtaaaacgtcaagtgacaATGCTTTGTTTGTAGCTGATTTTGGTCATCCAAGTTTGGGGCAGTCTTTAACACTGCCTGTTTCCTGGAAACAAATTGTTTTGTTGAAGTCCTGATTTAGATGCAGGGTTTTGATTGGGATaggtgtcattaaataaattccttacttcatcaaAAGATCTCACCCAGTC
The Homalodisca vitripennis isolate AUS2020 chromosome 4, UT_GWSS_2.1, whole genome shotgun sequence DNA segment above includes these coding regions:
- the LOC124359494 gene encoding uncharacterized protein LOC124359494, translated to MTGRLERVGIHQPYQLSSYTGLCPDVQYRIGKSFGIATHLAMCDPKVSHAEKLALSRNVVEDSNEDYGARKKIVADNIRKQLIQEVMLLKGTRRPRNLKDRMSLDCPRVPLTPVTVVCKGYKRPARYSYSCLARTLH